Genomic DNA from Streptomyces sp. GS7:
GACGCTCCACCGCACGCCCCTCCCTCGCCAGGCGGGGGAGGGCCCGTAGGCGATGCGGTTGGCAGGTACCGTTCACGGTGATCGTAAGCTTCGGCCACAGGGCGACAAGGAGGAGTCGGTGGGGCGGGACACCATGCTCGGAAGCCGCTATGAGCTCGTCGAGCGGCTCGGCCGCGGTGGTATGGGCACGGTCCACCGGGCGATGGACCACCGGCTGCGACGCACCGTCGCCGTCAAGCTGATGTCCCCGGAACTGGCCCACCATCCCGAATCGCGCGCCCGGTTCCAGCGCGAGGCGCACGCGGTGGCCGCCCTGAACCATCCGGCGGTCGCCACCATCCACGATGTCGGCGAGGAACCGGACGAGGAAGGGGAAGGCCCGCGGCCGTTCCTGGTGATGGAGTACGTGGCGGGCCGCACGCTCGCCGAGGTGCTGCGCACCGACCCGCTGTCGGTCGCACAGGCGATCACCGTGGCGTGCGAAGTGCTCGACGCCCTGGACCACAGCCACCAACACGGCATCGTGCACCGGGACATCAAACCGTCGAACATCATGCTCACCGGCCCCACGACGATAAAGGTGCTGGACTTCGGCATCGCCAAGGCCCTCGCCGAAGCCGCCACCCGTCTCACGGGCAGCGGGGTGGCCCCCGGCACGCCCGCCTACCTCTCCCCGGAGCAGATCAGCGGGGTGGAGATCGACCACCGGGCGGACCTGTACGCCATGGGCTGCCTGCTGTACGAACTCCTCACCGGGGCCCCGCCGTTCCAGGCGGATTCGCCGTTCGCCGTGATGCACCACCATCTGTTCACCGAGCCGGTGCCCCTCACCCGGCTCAGCCCGCAGATACCCCCCGCGGTGGCGGCGGTGGTCGCGCGGGCGCTGCGCAAGAACCCGGCGGAGCGCTTCGAGGATGCGGCGGCGATGCGTACGGCGCTGGCCGACGCGCTCGGCGCCGCATCGGCTCCGACGATGCGGGCGGACACGCTGCCGACTCCGACCCCGACCCCGGCCGCGGCGCACTCGCGCAGCACCACCGCCCTCCGCCGGCTCCGCGCCGCGCTCCGTCCCTCCACCGCGGGCGCGTTGGCACTGATCGGAAGCCTTCTGTCATTGCTGTGCGCCGGTGGCGACCTGGTCGGCACCGACCACTTCGGCGAAGTCGCCCTCGCGGCAGGGTTGTCGGGCCTGCTCGCCCTGCCGTTCTCGCCCCGGCTGTCCAGCGTTGTGGCCTGGGGCCCGGTGGCGGAGACCATCGCGGTCTACTCCGAACTGCGGCGCGCCGAAGACGGCTGGGACCGCACGTATGTGGGCGTCGCGGTGCTGCTCGCGGTGACCGCGGCCCTCTGCCTCGCCGGTGCCGCCCGCAAGCGCGACGCCAGTCCCTACGCCGTGATCGTCTTCTGGTTCAGCGCCACCGCGTCGATCTGGTACTTCCTCGACGACCTGCACAAGCTCTTCGTCTTCTACCTCCTCCTGGCCGTGGTGACCCTTGCGGCGGCGGCCCAGGAGGCCGCCGACCGGTACCGGCGGCGCACGGCGGACCGACGGGCAGCCGGCGAAGGCCGCCGCGCGCGGGTCGGCGAGGCGCCGCCCGGCCGGATCCGGCGACCGGCCTCCCACGGCGATCGCCAAGCGGCAGACAGCACGTCGATCCCCGCTTGATGCCGCACCTGCCGCAGAGTCGGACTCCGAGTCAGGCGGAGACGGCGGGAGCACGCAAGGCGGTTGTCCCTCAGCGGGTGACGCTCCCGCTCCCGCTCCCGGTCCCGCTGCCGCACTGCTGCCCGCGTTGGACCCGAGCCCCATGGGCTGGCGGGATCACGGCTTCTACCTCGGCCCCGACCACGTTCCCGCGCTTTTCGACCGGATGGGCAACATCGGGCCGACCGTGTGGTGGGACGGCCGGATCGTCGGCGGCTGGGCGCAGCGGAAGGACGGAACCCTGGCCTGGCGGCTGCTCGACGACCTCGGTCGGGAGGCCCGTACGGCCATCGCGGCCGAGGCGGAACGGATGACGGCCTTCCTCGGTGAGCGCCGCTTCACCCCCGCCTACCGCACCCCGTTGGAGCGCGAACTCGCCTCGTGAACCCGACCCCGCGGTGTCCGGACGGCCGTCAGCCGGACCCAC
This window encodes:
- a CDS encoding protein kinase domain-containing protein, with translation MGRDTMLGSRYELVERLGRGGMGTVHRAMDHRLRRTVAVKLMSPELAHHPESRARFQREAHAVAALNHPAVATIHDVGEEPDEEGEGPRPFLVMEYVAGRTLAEVLRTDPLSVAQAITVACEVLDALDHSHQHGIVHRDIKPSNIMLTGPTTIKVLDFGIAKALAEAATRLTGSGVAPGTPAYLSPEQISGVEIDHRADLYAMGCLLYELLTGAPPFQADSPFAVMHHHLFTEPVPLTRLSPQIPPAVAAVVARALRKNPAERFEDAAAMRTALADALGAASAPTMRADTLPTPTPTPAAAHSRSTTALRRLRAALRPSTAGALALIGSLLSLLCAGGDLVGTDHFGEVALAAGLSGLLALPFSPRLSSVVAWGPVAETIAVYSELRRAEDGWDRTYVGVAVLLAVTAALCLAGAARKRDASPYAVIVFWFSATASIWYFLDDLHKLFVFYLLLAVVTLAAAAQEAADRYRRRTADRRAAGEGRRARVGEAPPGRIRRPASHGDRQAADSTSIPA
- a CDS encoding DNA glycosylase AlkZ-like family protein — translated: MAKRQTARRSPLDAAPAAESDSESGGDGGSTQGGCPSAGDAPAPAPGPAAALLPALDPSPMGWRDHGFYLGPDHVPALFDRMGNIGPTVWWDGRIVGGWAQRKDGTLAWRLLDDLGREARTAIAAEAERMTAFLGERRFTPAYRTPLERELAS